One Myxococcota bacterium genomic window, CAACACGCCGCCGGACATGTTGACCGGTAGGTCGCCATCGAGCGCCGTCGCTCCCTCGTAGACCATCTTCCAGCCCTGACTCTCTTCTGCAAAGCCGAGGTTCTCCATCCACATGGCTTCGAACCAGCTGAAGGGGACGTAGATCTCGGCGCAGTCGATCTCCTGACGCGGGTTCTGGATCCCGGCCTGCTTGTAGAGATCACGTGCGGCGTCGCGGCCCGCCTGAGGGTTCACTGCGTCGCGCCCGGGGAACTGGTTGGGTTCGCTGCGCATGGCGGTGGCGTGCACCCAGGCCGGTGCGTGCGGCGCCTGCTCGGCCAGGTCCTCCTTGGCGAGCACCATCGCGCACGCCCCGTCCGAAGACGGGCAGCTCTCGAGGTAGCGGATCGGATCCCAGAGCATCGGCGAGTTCGCGATCTGCTCGAAGTCGATGTCCGGGATCTTGAGGTGCGCGTAGGGGTTCAAGAGCGCGTTCTTGCGATCCTTCAGCGCCGTGCGGATGCCCGTGTCTTCCGGCGCGCCGGAGCGCTCGATGTAGGCGTGGATCAGCGGCGCGAAGTAGCCACCGGCGCCCGCCACCACCGCCACCGAGAAGGGCGGCGAGAGCGTGAGCCCCCACATCGCGTTGCTCTCGGACTGTTTCTCCCACGAGATCGTGAGGACGCGGTCGTGGATGCCCGCGTGGATCAGGCTCATCGCGACGTTCGCCGTCGAACCGCCCACGCTGCCGGCGGTGTGCACGCGGAGCAGCGGCTTCCCCGTCGCACCGATCGCATCGGCGAGGTAGTTCTCGGGCAGCATCACCCCCTCGAACATGTCGGGGGCCTTGCCGATCACCACCGCGTCGACGTCGGCAAAGGTGAGCTGGGCGTCCTCGAGGGCGCGCAGCGCCGCCTCCCGGAGCAGACCGGGCATCGAGACGTCGATGCGCT contains:
- a CDS encoding thiolase domain-containing protein — translated: MANLCGVVGIGQTKYDAKRIDVSMPGLLREAALRALEDAQLTFADVDAVVIGKAPDMFEGVMLPENYLADAIGATGKPLLRVHTAGSVGGSTANVAMSLIHAGIHDRVLTISWEKQSESNAMWGLTLSPPFSVAVVAGAGGYFAPLIHAYIERSGAPEDTGIRTALKDRKNALLNPYAHLKIPDIDFEQIANSPMLWDPIRYLESCPSSDGACAMVLAKEDLAEQAPHAPAWVHATAMRSEPNQFPGRDAVNPQAGRDAARDLYKQAGIQNPRQEIDCAEIYVPFSWFEAMWMENLGFAEESQGWKMVYEGATALDGDLPVNMSGGVLSSNAIGASGMIRYAEAAMQVRGQAGEHQVDGARKTLGHAYGGGSQYFSMCIFGADKP